In the Arachis ipaensis cultivar K30076 chromosome B10, Araip1.1, whole genome shotgun sequence genome, one interval contains:
- the LOC107623208 gene encoding probably inactive leucine-rich repeat receptor-like protein kinase At2g25790: MTRVMMWFRFLFLLILLNLLNPSHGKETESQQDLELLLSFKASIHDDPLHSLSNWLPTISLCNWNGITCNKNISDVIVVTALSLAGKNISGEASSSVFHLPNLTSLDLSNNQLTKLLHLDQAPPFLSPIRYLNLSNNNLTGPPPRSLFSASFSLLETLDLSNNMFSGEIPPQIGLLSALTYLDIGGNLLGGHIPSSITQLKNLQYFTLASNQLVGEIPKEIRAMKNLKWIYFGYNNLSGEIPSAIGELTSLNHLDLVYNNLTGAIPESIGSLTNLEYIFLYQNKFNGPIPRSIFNLKKLVSLDLSDNSLSGEIPELVVNLQRLEILHLFSNNFSGKIPKGLESLPRLQVLQLWSNSLTGEIPLELGKRNNLTVLDLSSNNLTGKVPETLCNSGTLYKLILFSNKLEGRIPRSLSTCKTLRRVRLQNNKLSGNLPEEFTKLTQVYFLDISGNQLSGRIDDRQWSMPSLQMLNLANNFFSGEIPSSFGSKKLEDLDLSENRFSGEIPRGIFENSENLVQLKLGNNNLYGTIPEELCSCKKLVALDLSHNNLNGQILMKLAEMPVLGLLDLSENQFSGEIPQNLGKVESLVQVNISHNRFHGGLPSTGAFLAINASAVAGNDLCDRENEASNGLPPCKGSQNQTWLFLVLCLLFGLVAIAVTAFLVVLVRRRKSMQMRRVENNEDGGTWEMQFFDAKASRTITMEDVVACSREGKVVSKGRNWVSYEGKCMGSENDMRFLVKEITDATSLPLRFWEDTVKFEKKVRHGNIVKLVATCHSGKKGFLVYESVEGERSLAEIVSGLSWQRRWKVAVGIAKALKFLHCECCSTVWDLTDEVLSPEIVLVDGKGVTRLKLSPPGMAPLDVKGFMITSPYVAPEARNNNSGDATEKSEIYGFGVMLIELLTGRATTDIESGNGNVVHQHQSVVEWARYCYSDCHLDTWIDPVIKGGDESTKYHNDVVEAMNLALHCTATDPKARPSAREVLKALEAIHATNTQLFCST, encoded by the exons ATGACCAGAGTGATGATGTGGTTCAGGTTCTTGTTCTTGCTAATTCTTCTCAACTTGCTGAACCCATCACATGGAAAAGAAACTGAAAGTCAACAAGACCTTGAGCTTCTCTTATCGTTCAAAGCTTCAATCCACGACGATCCACTTCACTCTCTCAGTAACTGGCTCCCAACCATTTCTTTATGCAACTGGAACGGCATCACTTGCAACAAGAATATATCTGATGTCATAGTCGTCACCGCCCTTTCCCTCGCCGGTAAAAACATCTCCGGCGAGGCTTCTTCCTCCGTTTTCCACCTTCCAAACCTCACATCACTCGACCTCTCCAACAACCAGCTTACGAAGCTCCTCCACTTGGATCAAGCTCCTCCATTTCTCTCCCCAATTCGTTACCTCAACCTCAGCAACAACAATCTAACCGGCCCTCCCCCTCGCTCCTTGTTCTCCGCCTCCTTTTCTCTCCTCGAGACTCTTGACCTCTCCAACAACATGTTCTCCGGCGAGATCCCTCCCCAAATTGGCCTTTTATCAGCCCTAACCTACCTTGACATTGGAGGCAACCTTCTCGGCGGACACATTCCGAGTTCCATAACTCAGTTGAAAAATCTACAGTACTTCACTCTCGCTTCGAACCAGTTAGTCGGCGAAATCCCGAAAGAGATTCGAGCCATGAAGAATTTGAAGTGGATTTACTTCGGTTACAACAATCTCTCTGGTGAAATTCCCAGTGCCATTGGTGAGTTAACTTCATTGAACCACCTCGATCTTGTGTACAACAACCTCACCGGAGCGATTCCTGAATCCATCGGAAGCTTAACGAATCTCGAGTACATCTTCCTCTACCAGAACAAATTCAACGGTCCGATTCCTCGTTCAATCTTCAACCTCAAGAAGCTTGTATCTCTTGACCTCAGCGATAACTCTCTCTCCGGCGAGATTCCGGAACTCGTGGTGAATCTTCAAAGGCTTGAGATTCTTCATTTGTTTTCGAACAATTTCTCAGGGAAGATTCCCAAGGGTTTGGAATCATTGCCGCGGCTTCAGGTGCTTCAGCTGTGGTCAAACTCGTTGACCGGGGAGATTCCGTTGGAACTTGGGAAGCGTAACAACCTAACGGTTTTGGATCTCTCTTCTAACAACCTCACGGGGAAGGTTCCAGAAACTCTGTGCAATTCCGGGACGCTTTACAAGCTCATCCTCTTCTCTAACAAATTAGAAGGCCGAATCCCGAGAAGCTTGAGCACATGCAAAACGCTGCGTAGAGTGCGTCTCCAGAATAACAAGCTCTCTGGGAATTTGCCTGAGGAATTCACCAAGCTCACTCAGGTCTACTTCTTGGATATCTCCGGCAACCAACTTTCTGGAAGAATCGATGATAGACAATGGAGCATGCCGTCTCTTCAGATGCTCAATCTGGCTAACAATTTCTTCTCCGGCGAGATTCCGAGCTCGTTCGGGAGCAAGAAATTGGAAGATTTAGACTTATCAGAGAATCGATTCTCTGGTGAAATTCCTCGTGGAATCTTCGAGAATTCGGAGAATTTGGTGCAGTTGAAGCTGGGAAACAACAATCTTTATGGTACTATTCCTGAAGAACTCTGTTCATGCAAGAAGCTTGTGGCATTAGACCTCAGCCATAACAATCTCAACGGTCAAATTCTGATGAAGCTTGCGGAGATGCCAGTTTTAGGGCTTCTTGATTTGTCGGAGAACCAATTCTCCGGCGAGATTCCGCAGAATTTGGGGAAAGTGGAATCTCTTGTTCAGGTTAACATATCTCACAACCGTTTCCATGGAGGTTTACCTTCCACAGGAGCGTTCCTCGCCATCAACGCTAGTGCAGTCGCAGGGAACGATCTTTGTGACCGCGAAAATGAAGCTTCTAACGGTTTGCCACCATGCAAGGGTTCTCAGAACCAGACATGGCTGTTCTTAGTGCTATGTTTACTCTTTGGATTGGTTGCGATTGCCGTTACAGCTTTTCTGGTAGTTTTGGTGCGAAGAAGGAAAAGCATGCAGATGAGAAGAGTGGAGAATAACGAAGATGGCGGCACGTGGGAGATGCAGTTTTTCGATGCGAAAGCTTCGAGAACGATAACCATGGAAGACGTTGTTGCTTGTTCAAGAGAAGGGAAAGTGGTTTCGAAAGGAAGGAACTGGGTTTCGTACGAAGGAAAATGCATGGGAAGCGAAAACGACATGCGTTTTCTGGTGAAGGAAATCACTGATGCAACGTCTCTTCCGCTTAGATTCTGGGAAGATACGGTGAAGTTTGAGAAGAAGGTTCGGCACGGTAACATTGTCAAGCTTGTTGCCACGTGTCACTCAGGGAAGAAGGGGTTCTTGGTTTACGAGAGTGTGGAGGGAGAGAGGAGTCTCGCCGAGATTGTGAGCGGTTTGAGTTGGCAACGGAGGTGGAAGGTTGCGGTGGGGATCGCGAAGGCGCTTAAGTTCTTGCATTGTGAGTGTTGCTCTACGGTCTGGGATCTCACCGACGAGGTGCTGTCGCCGGAGATTGTTTTGGTGGACGGAAAAGGTGTCACTCGCCTTAAGCTCAGCCCTCCTGGCATGGCGCCTTTGGATGTCAAGGGTTTCATGATCACTTCCCCCTACGTTGCACCAG AGGCAAGGAATAATAATAGTGGAGATGCGACAGAGAAGAGTGAAATATATGGATTCGGAGTTATGCTGATTGAATTATTGACTGGAAGAGCCACTACGGACATTGAATCAGGGAATGGAAATGTGGTGCACCAGCATCAGAGCGTTGTAGAGTGGGCCCGATACTGTTACTCTGACTGTCATCTTGACACGTGGATAGATCCGGTGATCAAGGGTGGAGATGAGTCAACCAAATATCATAACGACGTCGTTGAGGCCATGAACCTTGCCTTGCACTGCACCGCCACTGATCCTAAGGCCAGACCAAGCGCAAGAGAAGTTCTTAAGGCTCTAGAAGCTATTCACGCCACCAACACACAATTATTTTGCTCAACATGA